Proteins encoded by one window of Dialister pneumosintes:
- a CDS encoding peptide chain release factor 3 yields MSVIDEIKRRRTFAIISHPDAGKTTLTEKLLLYGGAIHLAGSVKARKTSRYAVSDWMEIEKQRGISVTSSVLNFDYEGCRVNILDTPGHADFSEDTYRTLMAVDSAVMVIDVAKGVETQTKKLFKVCSSRGIPIFTFVNKIDHFGKNPFDLMSDIEEVLGIRSCPMNWPIGINGNYVGIYDRETNTAFIFIKDNAHGTKKLQVVSGKLDDSSIMELLDEEVLESLKSDLELLDEAGDPFNMDKISAGKLTPMFFGSAMTNFGVEPFLKRFLKLAPPPTERKTLEGSISPDNSDFSGFIFKIQANMDPKHHDRIAFMRICSGIFEKGLSVLHRQSGKNIRLSQPQQFLATERVSIEEAYPGDIIGIFDTGELGVGDTVCTKKHPVTFSDFPVFPPELFARLSPMSSMKRKQFLRGVNQLAQEGAIQVYSQPYVMESFIIGAVGQLQFEVLRYRLEKEYNVDVRIESLPYTTARWTASNALPEDLVGTDNALVVYDAKKRPVYLLPNEWQAGWLVERNPNIEFLDTPPMIPVNLE; encoded by the coding sequence ATGTCTGTTATTGATGAAATCAAACGTCGTCGAACATTTGCCATCATCTCTCACCCAGATGCAGGCAAAACTACGCTTACTGAAAAATTATTATTATATGGTGGTGCTATTCATTTAGCAGGATCCGTAAAAGCAAGAAAAACATCTCGCTATGCGGTTTCTGATTGGATGGAAATAGAAAAACAACGTGGTATTTCCGTGACCAGCTCCGTTTTAAATTTTGATTATGAAGGGTGTCGTGTAAATATTTTGGACACCCCAGGCCATGCAGATTTCTCTGAAGATACTTACCGTACACTCATGGCGGTAGATAGTGCTGTTATGGTTATTGATGTAGCTAAAGGCGTAGAAACACAAACAAAAAAATTATTTAAAGTATGCTCTTCTCGAGGTATTCCTATTTTTACTTTTGTCAACAAGATTGACCACTTCGGTAAAAACCCATTTGACTTAATGTCAGATATTGAAGAAGTTTTAGGAATTCGATCTTGCCCAATGAATTGGCCCATTGGAATAAATGGAAATTATGTAGGCATTTATGATAGAGAAACAAACACCGCTTTTATTTTTATTAAAGATAATGCACATGGGACTAAAAAATTACAAGTTGTCTCGGGTAAACTCGACGATTCTTCAATTATGGAATTACTAGATGAAGAAGTACTGGAATCTTTAAAATCCGACTTAGAACTTCTGGATGAAGCAGGCGATCCATTCAACATGGATAAGATTTCTGCAGGAAAACTTACTCCTATGTTTTTCGGTTCTGCCATGACCAATTTCGGTGTGGAACCATTCTTAAAAAGATTCTTAAAATTAGCTCCACCTCCTACAGAAAGAAAAACGCTGGAGGGTTCAATTTCTCCGGATAATTCCGATTTTTCCGGATTTATATTTAAAATTCAAGCCAATATGGATCCTAAACACCATGATAGAATTGCTTTTATGCGAATATGTTCCGGTATATTCGAAAAAGGATTATCCGTATTGCATAGACAAAGCGGAAAAAACATCCGTCTGTCACAACCTCAACAATTTCTTGCAACAGAACGAGTATCTATAGAAGAAGCTTACCCAGGCGATATTATCGGTATTTTTGATACCGGTGAACTTGGGGTCGGAGATACAGTATGTACAAAAAAACATCCGGTAACATTTAGTGACTTTCCTGTATTTCCTCCTGAATTATTTGCAAGACTTTCTCCCATGTCCAGTATGAAGAGAAAACAGTTTTTACGAGGTGTTAATCAATTAGCTCAAGAAGGAGCTATTCAAGTATATAGCCAACCTTATGTAATGGAGTCTTTCATTATTGGTGCTGTAGGACAATTACAATTTGAAGTTCTTCGGTATAGACTGGAAAAAGAATATAATGTGGATGTTCGTATCGAATCTCTCCCATATACTACAGCACGTTGGACAGCGTCCAATGCACTTCCGGAAGATTTAGTAGGTACGGATAATGCTTTAGTAGTCTATGATGCTAAAAAGAGACCTGTATACCTACTACCTAATGAATGGCAAGCCGGATGGCTTGTAGAAAGAAATCCAAATATAGAATTTCTTGATACACCACCAATGATCCCGGTAAATCTTGAATAA
- the dcd gene encoding dCTP deaminase produces the protein MILSGKEIERHMGNEIIIKPFNKSQLNPNSYNLRLADELMIYDLHELDMKKKNSGHLIKIPEEGYLLEPNKLYLARTMEYTKTECFVPMLEGRSSVGRLGLFIHVTAGFGDVGFSGYWTLEMFCVQPIRIYSGVEICQIYFHTVLGTADKYDSGKYQNNKGIQTSLLYKDFEA, from the coding sequence ATGATTTTATCTGGTAAAGAAATTGAAAGACATATGGGAAATGAAATTATCATTAAACCTTTCAATAAGAGTCAACTTAACCCTAATAGCTATAATCTTCGGTTAGCAGACGAATTAATGATTTATGACCTTCATGAATTAGATATGAAGAAAAAGAATTCCGGGCATCTTATTAAGATTCCGGAAGAGGGTTATCTTCTTGAACCTAATAAATTGTATTTAGCAAGAACTATGGAGTATACGAAAACAGAATGCTTTGTTCCTATGTTGGAAGGACGTTCTTCTGTAGGACGACTAGGGCTCTTTATTCATGTAACGGCAGGGTTTGGCGATGTAGGGTTTAGTGGCTATTGGACATTGGAAATGTTTTGTGTACAACCGATTAGAATTTACTCGGGAGTCGAAATTTGTCAAATTTATTTTCATACTGTATTAGGAACAGCAGACAAATATGATAGTGGCAAATATCAAAATAATAAAGGAATTCAAACAAGCCTTCTTTACAAAGACTTCGAAGCATAG